In Anomaloglossus baeobatrachus isolate aAnoBae1 chromosome 3, aAnoBae1.hap1, whole genome shotgun sequence, one genomic interval encodes:
- the LOC142295768 gene encoding angiopoietin-related protein 7-like: MKQRKPCHSSCASLYYSGISSSGVYTILPSSGGSATHVFCDMDTHGGGWTVIQRRLDGSNSFNCTWKEYKEGFGDPNNEYWLGNENIHTITSKENYTLRIEMEDWDGERRNANYREFSIDDEANHYQLHVAGFSGTAEDSFAWYHNKRGFSTPGTGNLCADISHGGWWYYQCFYSNLNGVYHPGGKYIKGREMMGPDGIVWYSWKNSDYYSLKKVSMMIRPRSFHLNTSP, from the exons ATGAAACAGAGGAAGCCTTGTCACTCCAGCTGCGCCAGCCTGTACTACAGCGGGATCAGCAGCTCCGGCGTCTATACCATACTGCCATCTAGTGGTGGAAGCGCGACACACGTGTTCTGTGACATGGACACTCACG GAGGGGGGTGGACGGTCATTCAGAGACGTCTAGACGGGTCCAACAGTTTCAACTGCACCTGGAAAGAATACAAAGAAGGATTCGGTGACCCGAACAATGAATATTGGCTCGGAAATGAAAATATCCACACAATCACCAGCAAAGAGAATTATACACTGAGGATTGAGATGGAGGACTGGGATGGAGAGCGCAGGAATGCAAACTATCGGGAGTTCAG CATTGATGATGAAGCCAACCATTACCAACTCCACGTGGCCGGATTCAGTGGGACAGCCGAGGACTCGTTTGCTTGGTACCACAATAAAAGAGGCTTCAGCACACCTGGGACTGGGAATCTCTGTGCAGACATCTCTCACGGGGGCTGGTGGTACTATCAGTGCTTCTACTCCAACCTCAACGGTGTTTACCATCCG ggaggaAAATACATCAAAGGTCGTGAGATGATGGGGCCAGATGGCATCGTGTGGTACAGCTGGAAGAACTCCGACTACTACTCGCTAAAGAAAGTCTCCATGATGATCCGGCCTAGATCCTTTCACCTCAATACGTCACCCTAA